The following coding sequences are from one Paenibacillus stellifer window:
- a CDS encoding ABC transporter substrate-binding protein: MKRIFKHTATLMLLASVALAGCSSNSGGNAAATEGAAASPATASGEKVKLTMGSWRTDDKEVYDKIIAAFNKQYPNIEIDFSPTKSTEYNTVLNTALQTGGGPDIIHLRPYAAGIALGDSGYVEPINGLKGLDAFSKDVLAAATGKDGNIYGVPMGLNTVAIMYNKDIFAKYNLQIPSTWNELVDTAKKLKENKVTPFAMGTKDGWILSITHSALGPSAYGGSAFAEQLVSGEKKFTDPAYVKSLQLMKDLSPYFADNFTGVSYEDMRTLFVTGQAAMYIMGDFDAGVIESQNPDLHFDVFPVPPQSAGGSPTVTTYVDGSFGVNANSKHKEEAKKFLEFAASQEFGNLFSNEMKRVSPVPGVSVSDPVVAKFAEYANTISTPYVLLANFGVGNPTTKVTMENDMQALFFDKMTAEKVAEDMQASSDKWKASSK, from the coding sequence GCACACTGCAACTCTGATGCTCCTGGCTTCTGTCGCGCTGGCTGGCTGCAGCAGCAATTCGGGCGGGAATGCCGCCGCAACGGAAGGCGCAGCCGCCAGTCCGGCAACCGCATCGGGCGAGAAGGTGAAGCTGACCATGGGCAGCTGGAGAACGGATGATAAGGAAGTCTACGATAAGATCATCGCGGCGTTCAACAAGCAGTATCCGAATATCGAAATCGACTTCAGTCCGACCAAAAGCACCGAGTACAACACTGTGCTGAATACGGCGCTCCAGACGGGCGGAGGCCCGGACATTATCCATCTTCGTCCTTATGCCGCAGGTATTGCGCTCGGCGACTCCGGATATGTTGAACCGATCAACGGCCTGAAGGGGCTGGATGCATTCTCCAAGGACGTGCTCGCCGCAGCTACAGGCAAGGACGGCAATATCTACGGTGTGCCGATGGGTCTTAATACGGTTGCCATTATGTACAATAAAGATATTTTCGCCAAGTACAATTTGCAGATCCCGAGCACCTGGAACGAACTGGTCGATACCGCCAAGAAGCTGAAAGAGAATAAAGTCACTCCGTTTGCCATGGGCACGAAGGATGGCTGGATTCTGTCCATCACACACAGCGCACTTGGACCGTCCGCGTATGGCGGCAGCGCTTTTGCGGAACAGCTCGTTAGCGGAGAGAAGAAATTTACCGATCCGGCTTATGTGAAATCTCTCCAGTTAATGAAGGATCTCTCCCCTTATTTCGCGGATAACTTCACAGGCGTGAGCTATGAAGATATGCGGACCCTGTTCGTCACAGGACAAGCCGCCATGTATATTATGGGCGATTTTGACGCAGGCGTCATCGAATCCCAGAACCCCGATTTGCACTTCGACGTATTCCCGGTTCCTCCGCAGAGCGCAGGCGGCAGCCCGACGGTAACGACCTATGTGGACGGCTCTTTTGGAGTCAACGCCAATTCCAAGCATAAAGAAGAAGCGAAGAAATTCCTGGAGTTCGCGGCGTCCCAAGAATTCGGCAATTTGTTCTCTAATGAAATGAAGCGCGTAAGTCCCGTTCCGGGAGTATCGGTCAGCGATCCGGTTGTAGCCAAATTTGCGGAATATGCCAACACCATCTCCACACCGTATGTCCTGCTGGCCAACTTCGGCGTAGGCAACCCGACCACGAAGGTCACAATGGAAAATGACATGCAGGCGTTGTTCTTCGACAAGATGACGGCTGAGAAGGTAGCGGAAGATATGCAGGCCAGCTCGGATAAGTGGAAGGCTTCTTCCAAGTAA